In one window of Chryseobacterium viscerum DNA:
- a CDS encoding DUF1800 domain-containing protein produces the protein MADSLLKNKHFLWRAGFGVGINQIDDLKNKNIKTLMNELFKEDHFSEISYDTPDPVSVADYMNSTAPAEKKKEMQRINREQNNELNLNFLNTIVNSTEQMREKMAFFWHGHFASRVVNPKFNRQLLNTIRKNALGNFKDLLFEVSQSPAMLNFLNNQQNKKDHPNENFAREVMELFTMGRGNYTEKDVREGARAFTGWSYDKEGNFKERRNLHDEGSKTFLGKTGNFDGSDVLNIILEQKATALFITTKIYKFFVNEKPDQDIVNKLSTSFYNSGYDIKKLMTEIFSSTWFYDQKNIGNRIKSPVELMAGIMRILPMHIQNPENLIVYQKLLGQMLLYPPNVAGWPNGKSWIDSSTLMVRLQIPQIWSGLRPLEYSPRQDDDIDMGMKSHETALNKSFKNPNITIDWERIEKLFNNKNCEDYLLQNIQSLDMNSVKNFSDKSIKMNIINLMSTPEYQLM, from the coding sequence ATTATTAAAAAACAAGCATTTTCTTTGGCGAGCGGGTTTTGGTGTTGGTATTAATCAAATTGATGATTTGAAAAATAAAAACATTAAAACGTTAATGAATGAATTATTTAAAGAAGACCACTTCAGCGAAATTTCCTATGATACTCCTGATCCGGTTTCTGTGGCAGATTACATGAACAGTACAGCTCCTGCGGAAAAGAAAAAAGAAATGCAGCGGATCAACAGAGAGCAAAATAATGAACTGAATCTCAATTTTCTGAACACAATTGTAAACAGCACGGAACAGATGAGGGAAAAAATGGCATTTTTCTGGCACGGACATTTCGCCTCAAGAGTAGTTAATCCAAAATTCAACAGACAGCTTTTAAATACCATCCGAAAGAATGCACTGGGAAATTTCAAAGATCTGCTTTTTGAAGTGAGCCAGTCGCCGGCTATGCTTAATTTTCTGAATAATCAACAGAATAAAAAGGATCATCCTAATGAGAATTTCGCCCGCGAGGTCATGGAACTCTTTACCATGGGAAGAGGTAACTACACTGAAAAAGACGTAAGAGAAGGAGCAAGAGCTTTTACCGGATGGAGTTACGATAAGGAAGGAAATTTTAAAGAAAGAAGAAACCTTCATGATGAAGGCAGCAAAACCTTTTTAGGCAAAACAGGCAACTTTGATGGAAGCGATGTTCTCAATATTATTCTTGAACAGAAAGCAACTGCACTCTTTATTACAACAAAGATTTATAAATTCTTTGTCAATGAGAAACCAGATCAGGATATCGTCAATAAGCTCAGCACCAGTTTTTATAATTCCGGATATGACATCAAAAAACTGATGACTGAAATATTTTCAAGCACATGGTTTTATGATCAGAAGAATATTGGCAACAGGATAAAATCACCTGTAGAACTGATGGCAGGTATCATGCGAATCCTTCCTATGCATATTCAAAATCCTGAAAACCTCATCGTTTATCAGAAATTATTGGGACAGATGCTGCTTTATCCACCCAATGTTGCGGGATGGCCCAACGGAAAATCATGGATAGACAGTTCTACCCTGATGGTAAGGCTTCAGATTCCACAGATCTGGTCCGGACTTCGGCCTTTGGAATACAGTCCCCGACAGGATGATGATATTGATATGGGAATGAAATCCCACGAAACAGCTTTAAACAAAAGCTTTAAAAACCCGAATATTACCATCGACTGGGAACGTATTGAAAAACTTTTTAACAATAAAAACTGTGAAGATTATCTTCTTCAGAATATCCAAAGTCTTGATATGAACTCTGTAAAGAATTTTTCTGATAAGAGTATAAAAATGAATATCATCAACCTCATGTCTACCCCGGAATACCAGTTAATGTAG
- a CDS encoding DUF1501 domain-containing protein, producing the protein MLIKRREFLKISSLATASMLMPNFLKAMTLDEALNPNQNILVVLQFTGGNDGLNTIIPAKNDIYFRERKTLAIQDSIQLTDEAGINPSLSYFKELFDNGELSVMNNVGYPNPDKSHFRSMDIWQSASRSDQFLETGWLGRFLDEECYRCDHPTQALEVDDMLSLALKGENNKAFAFKDPKRLYQTSQEKYFKSLYDHHHDDETVSYLYQTLGSTINNADYIFEKSKAKKTEQIYPNSQLGKDFKTVASLIKSDINTQVYYLSIGSFDTHVNQNDRQKKLFNDINEAVKSFVADMKSNDLFKNILLMTFSEFGRRVAQNASNGTDHGTANQMFFISGNLKKKGILNALPDLQNLNEGDLIYKEDFRKVYATILKNWLKADSSKVLGWKDGIYDFV; encoded by the coding sequence ATGTTAATCAAAAGAAGAGAATTCCTTAAGATAAGTTCACTGGCTACCGCTTCTATGCTGATGCCCAATTTCTTAAAAGCCATGACGCTGGACGAAGCTTTGAATCCCAATCAGAATATTCTGGTAGTTCTTCAGTTTACAGGTGGAAACGATGGTTTGAACACCATTATTCCTGCTAAAAATGATATTTATTTCAGAGAAAGAAAAACACTGGCCATTCAGGATTCAATACAGCTTACTGATGAAGCAGGAATCAATCCGTCTCTCTCCTATTTTAAAGAACTTTTTGATAACGGAGAACTGTCTGTGATGAATAATGTAGGTTACCCTAACCCTGACAAATCCCATTTCCGGAGTATGGACATCTGGCAGTCGGCAAGCAGAAGTGATCAGTTTCTGGAAACAGGCTGGCTGGGACGTTTTCTGGATGAAGAATGCTATCGCTGCGACCATCCTACCCAGGCGCTGGAAGTGGATGACATGCTAAGCCTTGCCCTGAAAGGAGAAAATAATAAAGCTTTTGCCTTTAAAGACCCTAAAAGGCTCTATCAAACCAGCCAGGAAAAATATTTTAAATCTCTTTACGACCACCATCATGATGATGAAACAGTCTCCTATCTTTATCAGACATTAGGTTCCACGATTAACAATGCAGATTATATTTTTGAGAAAAGCAAAGCCAAAAAGACAGAACAGATTTATCCTAATTCACAGCTGGGAAAAGACTTTAAAACCGTAGCTTCTTTAATAAAATCCGACATCAATACACAGGTCTACTATCTTTCAATCGGAAGCTTTGATACCCATGTCAATCAGAATGACAGGCAAAAAAAATTATTCAATGACATCAATGAAGCAGTAAAATCCTTTGTAGCAGACATGAAAAGTAATGACCTTTTCAAAAATATACTGCTGATGACCTTTTCGGAGTTTGGTCGTCGCGTAGCACAGAACGCCAGCAACGGAACGGATCACGGAACAGCCAATCAGATGTTTTTTATCAGCGGAAACCTTAAAAAGAAAGGTATTCTGAATGCTCTTCCTGATTTACAGAATCTGAATGAGGGCGACCTGATCTACAAGGAAGATTTCAGAAAAGTATATGCTACGATTCTGAAAAACTGGCTTAAAGCAGATTCTTCTAAAGTATTGGGATGGAAGGATGGTATTTATGATTTTGTGTGA
- a CDS encoding bacteriocin-like protein, which yields MKTFKKLSRENLKTISGGALGMSENLEPVGAGTYACCIGTKCSSTVVVTTTDDLTCTTPGSVLVKL from the coding sequence ATGAAAACATTTAAAAAACTTTCGAGAGAAAATTTAAAAACAATTAGTGGGGGTGCTTTAGGTATGAGTGAAAACTTAGAACCAGTTGGAGCTGGTACATATGCTTGCTGTATAGGTACTAAATGTAGTTCTACTGTTGTTGTAACGACAACTGATGATCTTACTTGTACTACCCCTGGCTCTGTATTAGTTAAATTGTAA
- a CDS encoding GLPGLI family protein → MRNLFLLIYFISSFVYGQNIRFVYNYTSIPDSLNKSNAINEITILELDKKGGKSIFSSLKKIISDSTMQINAGKGIYIFPDPLIKTQYVIEKDIEKKDLFFYTQNHTINPVFKVEDKRKMDWEILKEKKQILSYPVQKATTVFGGRKWNAWFTQDIPISDGPYKFNGLPGLILQICDATNSHCYNLIGISKLRNNSYKILEDNSYRGFKIISLEQYIDSVKEFKRDPMKSVRQKIFRNEIFFSSEQQKSEYLRNIEKELKKEISENNNPIEIYK, encoded by the coding sequence ATGAGAAACTTATTTTTGCTAATTTATTTTATTTCGAGTTTTGTTTATGGGCAGAATATTAGATTTGTTTATAATTATACCTCTATTCCTGATAGTTTAAATAAAAGTAATGCCATAAATGAGATAACGATTTTAGAATTAGATAAAAAAGGAGGAAAATCCATCTTTTCTAGCCTAAAAAAAATAATTTCAGACTCAACTATGCAAATAAATGCAGGAAAAGGAATTTATATATTTCCTGATCCTCTGATCAAAACACAATATGTTATTGAAAAAGATATAGAAAAAAAAGATTTATTTTTTTACACTCAAAATCATACTATAAACCCTGTCTTTAAGGTAGAAGATAAAAGGAAAATGGATTGGGAAATTTTAAAGGAAAAAAAACAAATTTTGTCATATCCTGTACAAAAAGCAACTACAGTATTTGGGGGAAGAAAGTGGAACGCATGGTTTACACAAGATATACCTATTTCAGATGGGCCATATAAATTTAATGGTCTACCAGGATTAATACTTCAAATATGTGATGCTACTAATAGTCATTGCTATAATCTAATTGGCATTTCAAAACTTCGGAATAATTCTTATAAGATACTCGAAGACAATTCATATAGAGGATTTAAAATAATAAGTTTAGAACAGTATATAGATTCAGTAAAAGAATTTAAAAGAGATCCTATGAAAAGTGTCAGACAGAAAATATTCAGGAATGAAATTTTTTTTAGTAGTGAACAGCAAAAATCTGAGTACCTAAGGAATATTGAAAAAGAATTAAAAAAAGAGATCTCAGAAAACAATAATCCCATAGAAATTTATAAATAA
- a CDS encoding helix-turn-helix transcriptional regulator → MSSNKNALIRYKTLDKCLKNKYRKYTLEDLIDECSEALFEFEGKESYVSKRTVQLDLQNMRSEKFGYEAPIEVYERKYYRYSDPDYSIHNISVNESDLKAMNNAVQILKQFKDFSMFKEMNGVIQKLEDSIQSTSQKSIIHLDKNEQLKGLEHIDILYESIANKKVLKILYKSFTARESNVFTVHPQLLKEFNNRWFLICLYKQKMYNLALDRMENIETDESLPYIDKDLDGDEYFKDIVGVTVSESMDPRNVIFWVDSGNAPYVKTKPLHKSQEIIREDQDGTLFKICVQINFELERLLLGFGDSLIVHKPRKLRVKMEEKFNAGRKNYQSLIVPDEN, encoded by the coding sequence ATGTCATCCAATAAAAACGCTCTGATCCGTTATAAAACATTAGACAAATGTCTTAAAAACAAATACAGGAAATATACGCTGGAAGACCTCATTGATGAATGTTCGGAAGCATTATTTGAATTTGAAGGAAAAGAATCCTATGTAAGTAAGCGGACGGTTCAGCTCGATCTTCAGAATATGCGGAGTGAAAAATTCGGATATGAGGCTCCTATTGAAGTCTACGAAAGAAAATATTACCGCTACAGTGATCCTGACTACAGTATTCATAATATTTCTGTGAATGAAAGTGACCTGAAAGCTATGAACAATGCAGTTCAGATTTTAAAACAGTTCAAGGACTTTTCTATGTTCAAAGAGATGAATGGGGTTATTCAGAAACTGGAAGATTCAATTCAGTCAACCAGCCAGAAATCAATTATTCACCTGGATAAAAATGAACAGCTGAAAGGCCTGGAACATATTGATATTCTGTATGAAAGTATTGCGAATAAAAAAGTACTGAAGATTCTTTACAAAAGCTTTACGGCAAGAGAATCCAATGTATTTACTGTGCATCCGCAGCTATTGAAGGAATTCAATAACCGTTGGTTTCTGATCTGTCTTTATAAACAGAAAATGTACAATCTGGCTCTGGACAGAATGGAAAATATTGAAACAGATGAAAGTCTTCCATATATTGATAAGGATCTGGATGGAGATGAATATTTCAAAGATATTGTAGGAGTTACCGTTTCGGAATCAATGGACCCGAGAAATGTTATTTTCTGGGTAGATTCTGGAAATGCGCCTTATGTGAAGACCAAGCCACTGCACAAAAGCCAGGAAATCATCAGGGAAGATCAGGACGGTACTTTATTCAAAATATGTGTTCAGATCAATTTTGAATTAGAAAGATTGCTGCTTGGGTTTGGGGATAGTCTGATTGTTCATAAACCCCGTAAATTAAGAGTGAAAATGGAAGAAAAGTTCAATGCCGGTCGTAAAAACTACCAAAGCCTTATTGTTCCTGATGAGAATTAA
- a CDS encoding HopJ type III effector protein: protein MVLLEQLRHFPETIQFGDVIAHIDDHYEFTPTAFQNGDTTNQAGQNNGSCKVFSFASIQDLTKEETLWLFGEFYREDVLKNPEGSDHQNIRNFMKFGWEGITFDENALKEK, encoded by the coding sequence ATGGTACTATTAGAACAATTAAGACATTTCCCGGAAACCATCCAGTTTGGTGACGTTATTGCGCACATTGATGATCATTATGAGTTTACACCTACAGCTTTTCAAAATGGGGATACTACGAATCAGGCAGGACAGAACAATGGTTCGTGTAAAGTTTTCAGTTTTGCAAGCATTCAGGATCTGACTAAAGAAGAAACACTTTGGCTCTTTGGAGAATTCTATAGGGAAGATGTTTTGAAAAACCCTGAAGGAAGTGATCATCAGAATATCCGAAACTTTATGAAGTTTGGCTGGGAGGGAATTACTTTTGACGAAAATGCCTTAAAGGAAAAATAG
- a CDS encoding RtcB family protein yields MGTQGDGNHFLFVGISKNTGNTMMVTHHGSRAPGAALYDKGMKAANRFRQEISPETLRENAWIPYDTEEGKSYWEALQLIRQWTKENHTSLHDAVLNKLEMEKENRYWNEHNFVFKDGDLFYHAKGATPLDDKFMPDITGPRLIPLNMAEPVLIVQGKTNERNMGFAPHGAGRNFSRSQHKRSLAHKTTEEIFNEETEGLDIRFYSNEVDISELPSAYKSAKNVRAQIEEYGLCEVLDEVMPYGCIMAGDVEKNAPWKKKKKFRKT; encoded by the coding sequence ATGGGAACTCAGGGAGACGGAAACCACTTCCTGTTTGTAGGAATTTCCAAAAATACCGGAAATACGATGATGGTAACGCATCACGGATCCAGAGCACCGGGAGCAGCATTATATGATAAAGGGATGAAGGCTGCCAACCGTTTCAGACAGGAAATATCTCCTGAAACACTGAGAGAAAATGCCTGGATTCCTTATGATACTGAAGAAGGGAAATCCTATTGGGAAGCACTTCAGCTGATCAGACAATGGACAAAAGAAAACCATACGTCTCTTCATGATGCCGTACTGAACAAGCTGGAAATGGAAAAGGAAAACAGATATTGGAATGAACATAACTTCGTTTTCAAAGATGGAGATCTATTCTATCATGCAAAAGGAGCTACTCCGCTGGATGATAAATTCATGCCTGATATCACCGGACCAAGACTGATTCCGTTGAATATGGCAGAACCGGTACTGATTGTTCAGGGAAAAACAAATGAAAGAAACATGGGTTTTGCACCGCATGGAGCCGGAAGAAACTTCAGCAGAAGCCAGCATAAAAGATCTTTAGCTCATAAAACAACTGAAGAAATTTTCAATGAGGAAACAGAAGGATTAGATATCCGTTTCTACTCTAATGAGGTTGATATTTCTGAACTTCCGAGCGCTTATAAAAGTGCTAAGAACGTAAGAGCTCAGATTGAGGAATACGGACTTTGCGAAGTTCTGGATGAAGTGATGCCTTACGGATGTATCATGGCCGGAGATGTTGAGAAGAATGCTCCATGGAAGAAAAAGAAGAAATTCAGAAAAACATGA
- the cobC gene encoding alpha-ribazole phosphatase family protein: protein MEIHLIRHTAVENPENLCYGFAEIPLRKGYTEDFKTLDIDKDYDMIISSPSQRCHLLADFLKFDYQTDERLREMNFGNWEMKKWTDIPEEEINPWYKDFIYVNASGGENLLEMQARVVSFWNELIEKKETNKALIITHAGVIRLILQTVLQFPLENMFSIQIDYGKKVIIDVNEGIFSVKKMNV from the coding sequence ATGGAAATTCACTTAATCCGTCATACCGCTGTAGAAAATCCTGAAAACCTATGTTATGGTTTTGCTGAAATACCTTTGCGGAAAGGTTATACTGAAGATTTTAAAACGTTGGACATAGACAAGGATTATGATATGATTATTTCAAGTCCTTCTCAGCGTTGCCATCTTTTAGCTGATTTTTTAAAATTTGATTATCAAACAGACGAAAGGCTTCGCGAAATGAATTTCGGGAACTGGGAAATGAAAAAATGGACCGATATTCCCGAAGAAGAAATTAATCCCTGGTACAAAGATTTTATTTATGTAAATGCCTCTGGCGGTGAAAATCTTCTTGAAATGCAGGCCCGTGTTGTCAGTTTCTGGAATGAATTGATTGAAAAAAAAGAGACCAATAAAGCACTTATCATTACTCATGCCGGAGTCATTCGCCTGATCCTTCAAACTGTACTTCAGTTTCCACTGGAGAATATGTTCAGTATTCAGATTGATTATGGGAAGAAAGTGATTATTGATGTAAATGAAGGAATTTTTTCTGTTAAAAAGATGAACGTATAG
- a CDS encoding adenosylcobinamide-GDP ribazoletransferase, with protein sequence MKAIKNELIYFVTALMFFTRIPVPFTIPYSGEIMNKSQKYFAWVGLVIGLINAVVLYLSTMLFNLEIGIVLMMISSVLLTGAFHEDGFTDMCDSFGGGYGKEKILTIMKDSRVGAYGTIGIILLFALKFYSIKALGSTGVDAIRVLGIIVLSHTVSRFISGTMIYTHQYVTDIDASKSKPLANKPLDGMALLVGFVSVLIAFTLIPDWRLIFAFALAYSGKMYMGWYFKKYIGGYTGDCLGSVQQVCEVLFYLGTIIIWKFT encoded by the coding sequence ATGAAAGCCATAAAAAATGAACTGATCTACTTTGTAACTGCACTGATGTTTTTCACCAGAATTCCGGTTCCGTTTACCATTCCGTATTCCGGTGAGATCATGAATAAGTCTCAGAAATATTTTGCATGGGTTGGGTTGGTCATAGGATTGATTAATGCAGTGGTTCTTTATCTTTCTACGATGCTTTTTAATCTTGAAATTGGGATTGTGCTCATGATGATCTCCAGTGTTTTGTTGACCGGAGCTTTTCATGAAGATGGTTTTACAGATATGTGCGATAGTTTCGGTGGCGGATATGGAAAGGAAAAAATTCTGACCATAATGAAAGACAGCCGGGTAGGAGCGTATGGAACCATCGGGATTATCCTTCTTTTTGCTTTGAAGTTTTACAGTATCAAGGCTTTGGGAAGTACTGGTGTTGATGCAATTCGGGTTCTGGGCATTATTGTTTTATCACATACGGTAAGCCGGTTTATCTCGGGAACGATGATTTATACCCATCAATATGTTACCGATATTGATGCCAGCAAATCAAAACCTCTGGCCAATAAACCTTTAGATGGAATGGCTTTGTTAGTAGGATTCGTCAGTGTTTTAATTGCTTTTACCCTGATTCCGGACTGGCGTTTGATTTTTGCATTTGCTCTGGCTTATTCAGGGAAAATGTATATGGGCTGGTATTTTAAAAAATACATTGGTGGTTATACAGGCGACTGTCTGGGTTCAGTACAGCAGGTTTGTGAAGTTTTATTTTATTTAGGAACAATCATCATATGGAAATTCACTTAA
- the cobT gene encoding nicotinate-nucleotide--dimethylbenzimidazole phosphoribosyltransferase, whose amino-acid sequence MLSSELQHKIDFKTKPLGALGHLEHLAHKIGMVQKTTSPQLLNPHMVVFAADHGIATAGVSAYPQEVTYQMVMNFLGGGAAINVFCRQNDITIKIVDAGVNFDFPEGLNLVDKKIRKSSRNILEEPAMTPEEYQQALKNGSSVVSEIAKKGCNIIGFGEMGIGNTSASSLMMSKLFDIPITNCIGRGTGLNDHQLQNKISILTEAIEKYPSEMTEDEIAQTFGGLEIAQMIGAIEEAYHHNMLIMVDGFIATVAVATVWKKNPEVLNNCIFCHVSNENAHPQLLGLMREKAILNLNLRLGEGTGCALAYPIIQSAVNFLNEMSSFEGANVSNKD is encoded by the coding sequence ATGTTATCATCAGAATTACAGCATAAAATTGATTTTAAGACAAAACCGCTGGGCGCATTAGGACATCTTGAACATCTTGCCCACAAAATCGGGATGGTTCAGAAGACCACTTCACCACAGTTATTGAATCCTCATATGGTGGTTTTTGCTGCCGATCATGGGATTGCCACAGCAGGGGTAAGTGCCTACCCACAGGAAGTGACCTATCAGATGGTGATGAATTTCCTGGGTGGAGGTGCGGCCATCAATGTTTTTTGCAGACAGAATGATATTACAATTAAAATTGTGGATGCCGGAGTCAATTTTGATTTCCCAGAGGGTCTGAATCTGGTGGACAAAAAAATCAGAAAATCCAGCCGTAATATTCTGGAAGAACCAGCCATGACTCCCGAAGAATATCAGCAGGCTCTTAAAAATGGATCGTCTGTAGTATCTGAAATAGCGAAAAAAGGCTGCAATATTATTGGTTTTGGAGAAATGGGAATCGGGAATACTTCCGCTTCTTCATTGATGATGAGCAAACTGTTTGACATTCCAATTACAAACTGTATAGGACGCGGAACGGGACTGAATGACCATCAATTACAGAATAAGATTAGCATTTTAACAGAAGCCATAGAAAAATATCCGTCTGAAATGACCGAGGATGAAATTGCCCAAACTTTTGGGGGATTAGAAATTGCCCAAATGATTGGGGCTATAGAAGAAGCTTATCATCACAATATGCTGATCATGGTAGATGGATTTATTGCAACAGTAGCTGTAGCCACTGTCTGGAAAAAGAATCCTGAAGTGTTGAATAACTGTATTTTCTGTCATGTAAGCAATGAAAATGCTCACCCCCAGCTGCTGGGATTGATGAGAGAAAAAGCTATTTTAAATCTGAATCTGCGTCTCGGAGAAGGAACAGGCTGTGCATTGGCATATCCGATTATTCAGAGTGCCGTTAATTTCCTGAATGAAATGTCTAGTTTTGAGGGGGCAAATGTATCAAATAAAGACTAA
- a CDS encoding nucleotidyltransferase domain-containing protein: MTPKILEKIKEVEAAKGVKVLLAVESGSRAWGFASPDSDYDIRFIYRHEKDWYLSPWDKDETIEFMTEDDLDGSGWDLRKTFHLLLKSNAALLSWFYSPIVYKADEAFVELFRPLADACFSPIAVSYHYLSMSKKYLETCRSNEVKLKSYFYCLRTTLTGKWIIEKETVPPVLFSDLLVLTDATTKRKIEDLVTLKASKGESYYHPNDWELFEFLEKTIADNEEKSKSLSGGNADKVEMERVFREILK, encoded by the coding sequence ATGACACCAAAAATACTAGAAAAAATAAAAGAAGTTGAAGCGGCAAAAGGTGTAAAAGTCCTTCTTGCTGTAGAATCAGGGAGCAGAGCATGGGGTTTTGCGTCTCCTGACAGCGATTATGATATACGTTTTATATACCGTCATGAAAAGGATTGGTATCTTTCTCCCTGGGATAAGGATGAAACGATAGAATTCATGACAGAAGATGATCTGGACGGTTCCGGCTGGGATTTGAGAAAGACCTTTCATCTTTTACTGAAGTCGAATGCGGCCTTGCTGAGCTGGTTCTACTCTCCTATCGTCTATAAAGCAGATGAAGCGTTTGTAGAGCTGTTCAGACCTTTGGCTGATGCCTGCTTTTCTCCGATAGCGGTTTCTTATCATTATTTAAGCATGAGCAAGAAATATCTGGAAACCTGCAGAAGTAATGAAGTAAAATTAAAAAGTTACTTTTATTGCTTACGAACGACATTAACAGGAAAATGGATCATAGAAAAAGAAACTGTTCCCCCTGTATTGTTCAGTGATCTGCTTGTTTTAACAGATGCTACAACAAAACGAAAAATAGAAGATCTTGTTACACTAAAAGCGTCCAAAGGAGAATCTTATTACCATCCGAACGATTGGGAACTGTTTGAATTTCTTGAGAAAACGATAGCAGATAATGAAGAAAAATCAAAGAGTTTATCAGGAGGAAATGCGGATAAGGTTGAGATGGAGAGGGTTTTTAGGGAGATATTAAAATAA